The nucleotide window CCAAAACTTTGCAGGTTGGAAGAAAAACATGTTCCCAGGATTGGTTTAAGTGAATATATCAAGGATAAAACAAGAGGAAATTGTGTTGGTCAGTCATTTTGAAAGGACAAACATTTTATGTGAGGTAGCTACTAGCTAGTAGGAACATGAAAATTTATGTGGAAATGGCTTATTCATTGAATGGCCATTTAGAGTACAAAGTGACAATGTTGTGCCATAGATACTTATTATAGGTATAACAGTGTAATTAACTATGCATATTGTTTATGAATGTACAACATTGCCACTTTGTACACTAAATGATCGCACATTGAGATATTTCCATATAGATTTTTAGGTTCCTACTAGCTATCCCACTACCATTTCAGTCCCATGAAACTGACCAAAAAATGCAATCACACCTCATTTGATCCTTTAGGTTCATATGGAGACCGATAATATTGGCACAGCGTTAGTTAAGCATTAGCATTAGTAAGAATTTTACCAGTATTTTCTGACGAAGTACTGATTGATGCCATGTGGGTATAAAAACGACGTTATACCACCCTCAATATCACTCTTTGCACTTTGTTCTGGATCTAGGCATAGTCCCTATAAAATCAATGGGCATAGGGTACAAACATGCCTCAATATCACTCTTTGCACTTTGTTCTGGATCTAGGCATAGTCCCTATAAAACCAATGGGCAATAGGGTACAAACATGTTTGCCTTCCTTCCCACAAACCTAAAACTATAAATACTCATTTTTAAGATTTCAATTCCCAAACATGGCCTCCACAATAAAGCAGTTTAATGACTTGagtcaagtaaaaaaaaaaaaaaaacagaacacattGAAATTGAACAAAAATACTTTACAGGTGTTCGTTTTGGGACATAAACATTATGTAGAGACCAACtttgagcaaaatctgagagggTGCTGCAACCATTGTCCTGGATTCTGTCTGATTTGCCATTAAGCATATCATTTTTTCAACCTGTAGGCTAGTGTTTTTAGACTTTCGGAAGTATTAGTTTGACTCCAGTTTCACCTGTGTGTTATGGTATGGGCTACTTGTTATTTAACAGAGGTCTTTTCACAGATATCTTTAGAACATGAGATTCTGCTGCACCCTCGTTACTTTGGCCCTAATCTTCTGAATACGGTGAAACAGAAGCTCTTCACTGAGGTGGAGGGGACGTGTACAGGAAAGTGAGTATGACTAAACGCTACCACTCTAGTTAACATCAGTTTTGTCATTTGTTAATTTCGATtttttgattgattttttttacgatttattttcaaaaaggTATGGATTTGTCATTGCTGTGACCACAATTGACAACATAGGAGCAGGTGTTATTCAGCCTGGCAGGGGCTTTGTACTGTATCCAGTGAAGTATAAGGCCATCGTCTTCCGTCCCTTCAAGGGGGAGGTGGTGGACGCTGTCGTTACACAGGTTAACAAAGTATGTGCAAATCCTGTCTGAACTATTCATGACAACAATGATATAAAACATTGTTTGACACTAATTATGTGCTACTATTCACCAGTATTGCGTTAGCAAaaccttgttttttttattctaggTTGGACTATTCACTGAAATTGGGCCGATGTCCTGTTTTATTTCACGGCATGTAAGTGTTGTCTACGTTTCCTGGGCATGTCtttgtaaaaatatttttataacCAAAGCAGTAGTGTTTGAACACTGTACACGAATACTCTGACCAGGCCACACATACATTATCTTCTCacttataaatatatatttttctatAAAACTACTGTAAACATTTGTTGGTAAATATAAGTTTCTGTTTTATTAGTCCATTCCATCAGAGATGGAATTCGACCCATCCTCCAATCCACCGAGCTACAAGTCAGCTGAAGAAGTAAGGTTATGGCTTTTGCCACATTACGCGAATATTCTTGATGTTCTGTGTGCCATTACTAAAATGCTTTACTCTCTTTCAAGGATGTTGTTATCCAGCAGGATGATGAAATCAGGTTGAAAATTGTAGGAACTCGAGTGGACAAAAATGACATTGTAAGAACCAGGTTTTTCATGATTGTTTGTACACATAaataatatacatttatttagTTTCCATATGCACCATTTATTATTTTGGCTTTGCCATTGGAGAGTATGTTTAATTGTGTCCTCTTGTCTCTTCCAGTTTGCCATAGGATCTCTGATGGATGATTATCTTGgtaatttgttatttttttggcTTGGTGCTTCGATTTAATATTTTCATATCTGGTTAAAGAAGGACATTTTCGAAATTATCTGCCTAATACAGTGCtagccaaaagtattggcacccatgctaaagttgactgaaaagaggaatataaaatcatcttttgggaattgatcttaatgccttaagtgaaaaatgaggaaatatctaacctttaaggacaccaattttcttagtgaatgaataatgtatcataaataaataaatgttcttccttaaaatacaggggtcataagtattggcacccctatgttaaattcccatagagacaggcagatttttatttttaaaggccagttatttcatggatccagaatactgtgcatcctgataaagttaccttggcctttggaattaaaatagccccacatcatcacatacccttcaccatacctagagattggcatgggtgttatttcagttagcctattagctggtttgattctcattgagctcaatgcaaatcaaaccagctaataggctaactgaaataactggcctttaaaaataaaaatctgcctgtctctatgggaatttaacataggggtgccaatacttatgacccctgtattttaaggaagaacatttatttatttatgatacattattaattcactaagaaaattggtgtcctttaaaggttagatatttcctcatttttcacttaaggaattaagatcaatttccaaaagatgattttatattcctcttttcagtcaactttagcatggatgccaatacttttggctaGCACTGTATGTGAAGAGATCTAAATATAACAATGAGATCATTTGTAGGGACTGATTTCTGTATTAATGTTAGTGGGTTTGGATATTTAGTCACTATGCAAGTAACAAGGGCTACACAAATTTAGGATTATGTATGAAGACAGATAATAGTCATACAGATAAATGTAACACAAATGTTATGGTTAACagtaaacagttttaaaaagtgggtAAGCCTCCAttaagcaaaacacacacacacacacacacacacacacacacacacacacacacacacagagttttaGCCTTTAACCTAAAATGTGATACGAATTTCAAAACATGGTCTGTTCGACTCCTATTAACTGTTGAGCATAGACTTGGCCATTTTAAGTTCTTACCATCTCTGCATTGCAGTAGTTTCTGTGATACTGTTGCTTATAACATATGCTTGTGTAATTCTGAATCCTGGTTTTACTTAATTGTGTTGATTTCTTTGTAGGGCTGAGCTGATTTTTCTTGCTGAATATGGACATTATCTCATCATCATCTTCGGCACATTTTCATGTCTCCAGTCGTGGACAGTAGTTACAGGCTGATAGAACTTAAGTTGCTTTTATGTtttaagtttattttatattgATGCCTGATTCAATTTAAAGGTTAGTACTGTTTTTCGAGCAGACAAGTTTGGATACCGTTTTATACGTTTCATAGAGTAAGAAAACATATGGTATTGAAATCATGCCTGTTTTAAAAATTCCTGCAACTTGCTCTATGCTATGGCCCAACACAAAGATAAGTGCTGGATTATGTATATTTACTGGCATTTGGTAGTGTCAGTGTCCTTTCAATATGAAAAGGTATGGTTCAAATCAACATGAACAAGATGTCACTGTATCATATTTTGAATAAATATTTCTTgtaataatttcctgctttgtgtgtgaaCAGTGTTGTGCTAATTAAACTGATGTATGCTCTCAAATGAAGTGAAATATCTTGCAGAACCTTATGGAGTTTTACAAACTGAGTaatttgaataaataaatgGTGCTTGAAATCCTTAAAGTTGCACAGAAGAACCATAATAATTGGTCACCCAAAACAAACACGGTTGTCACGAACTGAATATAAATTATAAAACATATCATCGTTGTCATAATCATGTCAGAAACAGCACTTTGAGTTTTTACTTTCGAaatgtaattaatgtaattGTGAACACATTCGTCGGTCAGTCGCACTGTGACACGTGTTATTTCTGCGACGAGTCTTCGTGTATAcgtccatagacataatatacatagacgccgcatcgaccgctgctccctactagcgctgacgagatttggagccgccatcttggaccggtcatccactccactcagtgtaatctgtttggccggtgcaatgagctgtcagcacacttaattaatcatatctcactgaataccgaacagattttcacgcggttttttttgctgcaaaggtcatacatgtagctatgatacaggccacattgttcgaaaatacaaaatacaaccaatagtacggtaatgttaaatcttacttgtgaaaagtaaatcccccgagtatggtccgccgatttgagcaggaacatgctgcacagtgctgtcatcttgtgttttctgctgcaacgcaatgaggagtatgaccggtccaagatggcggccgcatttcttgtttccagcagccaatgcggcgtctatgtatattatgtctatgtatACGTCAAGCAGGCGCGCCTGAAATCctcctttctctcatcctgaagaTGGCGGCGGGGGTGAGTAAGATGGAAGGGAAACTCTTTCAATGGTTTTGCAAGCCATCAGGGACAATCCAATGGACATCTAGTCAATCGCTTCTGCTATATTTAAAATATGCTTTACATTGCTGTCGTTAGGTTTCCTATATTAACTAGAAGTGTCCATTTTGCACCTTGGATCTGTATAGTTAGCGGTCGTAGCTATAATATGAAGGCTATCGGGTCTGGGTTTGCTCTAATGCCACGTTTTACTTTCCGGTGACTTGCTTTGACTAGATATCATGTGGAAAGTCCAGGGACTTGACTGTCGGCAAACTGTTACGGGTTGGGGTAGTCGACACAACTGTGTCCACGTAATGCAGTACATTAAGCTATCAGACGCTATGAATTAGCTGTTTCCCCGTAGGCAAACGTCAGCTGGTTACTTCTGTAAAGCACTCATGAATTGCCAGCCCGGACGGAGACTGGATATAGATGCTGGGAAAGCTGTAGCGTACTTACTTGTAGACAGATAGCGTTGGTTTGTTAATGGTTGATAACCAACTTTACTGCTGAACTTTTCTGTAACTTACTATAACATTAGGTAAACGTTGCAAGACCTGACAGTTACCTTATAAAAGTAACTTGCTTCTCGTTTGACTGATGGACTAATCGGAGCTGGACATTTAAACGTAACGTCAGTCATCTCATAACGTTTTCTGTACAAAAGTTGACATGACAATATAGCGTGATTACAGTAGGTGTTTCACCCACATGAAGTCAGAGTTGGGTATTTGTAAACGCGAGCCAAAGGACCTTTTTGTCATATTAGAACTTGCTGCATCATTGTTGCAAGAAGCTACCATTTAAAAATGCTTCAGTAAGCTAGTTGATTATATTGTCCATAATTCAATTTATTTTTCTTGGATCAATTAAActgttatgtttatttttgtaaCCTCTACACGTCATCCATCTGTAGACTCTCTACACATACCCAGAGAACTGGAGGGCCTTCAAGGCCCAGATTGCAGCCCAGTACAGCGGTGCTAAGCTTAAGGTTGCCAGCACCCCCCCAGCCTTCAGCTTTGGGCAGACAAACCGCACCCCTGCCTTTCTCAACAACTTTCCCACGGGCAAGGTGAGTGGTCAAACTGTGGTTTATGTCTTGGGTAGCTGCGGTCAGTCTAGAGTGAACACTAATATGGGTCCTTCATTAACTTCCTCCAGGTTCCGGCTTACCAGGGTGATGATGGGTTCTGTCTGACAGAGAGCAATGCCATTGCTTACTATTGTAAGTTCACATCATCTTGCATGGCATTGACATGGTAACTCTTCAGCTATATTTGCTGTAtaatctctcttctccctccctctccagtgAGCAGTGAGTCTCTTCGTGGCACCAGCCCGCAAGCCAGCGCCCAGGTGCTGCAGTGGGTGAGCTTTGCGGATAATGATATCGTCCCATCAGCCAGCGCATGGGTCTTCCCCACCCTTGGCATCATGCAGTTCAACAAACAGGTAAAGAATGCTtattgttttttccccttcataTCCCACAACCCTCAATGTGCTTGTTCTGGATGGTAACTATTAGATGACTAGTTGCAAATCTAAGATGGCTTGCTCAAATTGTTTCATTTTTTAATTGTTTAGGCCACAGAGCAGGCTAAAGAGGAGGTGAAGCGTCTCCTTGCTTACCTGAACCAGCACTTGAATACCCGTACCTTCCTGGTTGGTGAGAGAGTAAGCCTGGCTGACATCACAGTAGCCTGTTCTCTGCTTTGGCTCTACAAGCAGGTAAGATTTTGGCatgtccaggtgtgtgtgtgtgctgcgatTCATTCACGTTCTTAAACGGCAACTAagtgttgtattgtttttaggTTCTGGAGCCTGCCTTCCGTCAGCCCTACCCCAATGTGAACCGTTGGTTCGTAACCTGCGTCAACCAGCCACAATTCAAGGCTGTTCTTGGGGAAGTGAAGCTCTGTGAGAAGATGGCCCAGTTTGATGGTAAATGTAATTCTTTTGTCTCTGCTGCTACTTGGAACTCCTAACACAATGATTGTGTGATTTGGCACTGACACGGTTGTTAGTGTGGTGTGAAGTAAGTGTGCACTTGGGGTTGAACTGATGAGGGTTTTTTCTTTTGTCCCCAACGCACTGGTCTTGACTAGTGAGTATGGTTATctatggtgaaggtgcaaagcATGGTCACAGTTTAGGCTGcattttgtgctgtgtgtgtgaaagcttgTATGCACATGTTAAATATTGATGACTCAGTCGGACATTCAAGCTTGAGTGTGTCCACATTATTGAAAGAGCAACTAAAGTAACAGAATTTTGGCCCATAATTTGTGACTATAtcttttaaacaaaacaaaaaattagacattttattaaataacattttaataatTTTCAACACTAGGATTAGAATATTTAAAAACCTGTATAAACTGGACTGATTTTAATACtgaatatacatatacacatagaaATCGTATGACATACAATATTATACCATTTTAATAAATATCAATATATTTATACTAAATATTGATATATAAACTACTGATGTAAAATGGAAAAATACTGAATTTCTGATGCATGACGGCACACATTATGCAGATTATAGCCTAGGTACTATTTCAATTACAGCTCTACCTTTCTGTCTTGCTGCTTCAGCCATCAGCAGCTCTgtttgaagcctggaaatattgtaaacaaaggagcctagttggctagcttaAAGTCTACTGGTTGGATTGTtaagtttccccacgtgtgtaagtttcaaggtaatactaAGCATCattattgagatgatcagtcaacttgatTGTGAGTTTcaaacaaatttgcgcagcgtgctaatgatgctaaccggataaTAACAATTTAGCTAGTCGCATACTTGCTTTCACTGTTGTGGTGAATGTTTTTATTTGGAttaaatgtgcatgctgaggggCGTGTCCAGAGAGTGAGTTTAGGCTACTGCTATACTGTGtggtaaagttgcacacatagCTGTACAATGAGAACTATGAAATTATTGTTTgtctatatatttatttttggacaacgtaCCGGTAGTTGAAGCGGGAGACGTGTGTGTTGCTTAGGCGGCCTCCTAAGCTGTAAAGCATTGCAGGAAACGCTGGAAAGGGTGTGTCACCATTCTGCCTTCTCAAACCGCAATACAGGTTTCATGGATATGAgtgtcgcgatttcggtttcgaTGCGCATATCATTACAGCcctattatatttgcatttcgTACGCTTGGTTTTTGTAAGATTACTGAGAAATATGTTAACCATTCCTACTTCAGTTCCAGACCAGTCATTATACGTACGGGCTATCCCCTTTCACTTCTGTTGCAGCAGGTGTGTGCATTCTGCACAACAGAGTAGACAGACACAAGATTCAGTCCTTGGAGTTGCAAACTATGCATAATCTTTCCCCCAGATTCTAGCTGTTTCTCTGCGTTGAGCATTTACTCCATAGATATGAAAACGGTTCacctgtgacctttgacctttttgGCTTTGCTGCTCTATGTAACACTATATAATATGTGCTGAACCTAAACCAATAAGCAAAACAATTGTGATAACTGGAGGGGGAGTAGTGTACCAGGCAATATGTCACGTGAAGACCTTTCTGTGGCCTTCaggctagttttttttttgtctgtttggtACCGCATGATGGGTTATTAAAATGTTTATTGTTGTCTCTGCTGTCCTCAGCCAAAAAGTTTGCTGAGATGCAGCCCAAGAAAGACACGCCACCAAAGAAGGAAAAGGGTGGTAAGGAAGGTGACAAGCAgcaggagaagaaagaaaagaagaaggaggagaagaagaaggaagagAAGAAACCCGCCCCTGCTGTGGAGGAGATGGATGAGTGTGAAGCTGCACTTGCCGCAGAGCCAAAAACCAAGGACCCCTTCGCACATCTTCCAAAGAGGTGACTATTAATGAATGGCTTGGGATTTCCCTGAGCTGGAGTGTACttgcatatactgtacagtgcCTCACAAAGCAATGATGTTGCTGTAATTACGGTTGGGTGTCTCTTACATTTTGCTGACTCGCCTTCTGTTTATTGATTCTGAAAGAGAGATGTAGCAGTTACGTCACAAAAACAGAATTTTGACCCACTGGCAGGAGAAATTACGTTTTTCAGTCCCTCACCCGCCCGCTCCCGCTAGAATGTGTtatttttagtcccgctcctgcccgcatctgtaacattagGTCCTGCTCCTGCCGTTAAAAGCCTGCAGGATATACTGGAGGGATATTCAGTTTTGCCTTCTGTCTCACAAAAGGAGCACTTGACACAAACTACTGAAAAAGACTGCCAGATATCTGATTTTTAAGTTTCTTgattctgaatgtaggctactgtaacacAGCACAGATAGCTATGCTAACTGACATCCATTCTTTAGAAGGGCACTAATatctgaagtagcctagtggtgtcctcttcctctgtcgTTTCTTCCTCTTTCGATTTCGAGTTTCACAACAGGTAAGAATGggtttgacctgccgatactGATTTTAGCCGATTCCCATTTCATTTTAACCACTTTGCAGCACACAAAGATTTATgttctatcttttcttttaaGACATTTAATCAACTTTTCAATAATGGAATGGCTGTCAAAAAAATGGAACAGGATAAGAGTCTAACTTCATCTGCGGTATCAAACCATAATGCTTACCAGTGTGGGACATTCACACTACTAGGTCTAAATGCACTGTGCTATggaacaaccttttttttttttttccttctcacatccaatattCAACTTAAACTTCCGTCCtgttaaaagcaggtgtaatccGAATTTTTAATGTCGCGATCAGTTAACTCCATTCAACTGCGTTTGTGATTCAGCTTTGGGGACGCAATTTGCGTTCTAGAGGGGGCAGGGACGGACGGTGATGAGCACTGTTTACGTGACCTCTTCGTAAATTCCACGGAATACGGCAAGCCAGTCTGtattagcgctttctttgtacatccagccctgagtgttggctTTTGCGAacttcaaactttgcaaactcaccTAGGTGATGTTGATTCAAGTGTGGCACGGGAGTGCATTTGACCGGCATtaaatcggcatgtctcagactgactGGCTGGTTGCCAGTCATTGCCGATCACGTGAAAATTGGCCAATTCCGGTCACCAGCTGatcaatcggtgcatctctagaaAGAATTGAACCTACGTAGGCCTAAACGACTATGTCCGTCACTTAGGCTGCTTAAAGTCTGTTGtgttaatgctgcctaacacaATATCTAGCTCAACCAAAATTCTATACACTACTTACTATGTTTTACGCATATATTTAATTTGCGCGAGTGCAGATCATCTGTTTTTCCCGCATCTTCAAACGCTCTGAACTTTAATGCCGGTTCTGGTTTATGATGTCAACTGCTAAATCTCTTGATTGCCCTTTTTGAAGCTAAAATGGTTTAAAATGCTCAAACATTTAGATGACGGACAGCATTTTTAGTAGTACATTAAATGTATGATCCACAGATAAAATATTATACTTTTGTCAAACAATATGTTTAGGAACCGGTGAACAGCTCATttactaaaatatctgtcctccCCCCCAATATTTATGTAGCTCATTTGTCATGGATGAGTTCAAGAGGAAGTACTCCAATGAGGACACCCTGACTGTGGCACTGCCCCATTTCTGGGAGCACTTCGATCGTGAGGGCTACTCTATCTGGTATGGGGAGTATCGTTTCCCTGAAGAGCTGAGCCAGACCTTCATGAGCTGCAATCTCATCACAGGTAATTTTTCTTCAGAGCAGATCTGAAGGGAGCATGTAAAACTGCTTATTTGGTATGAAAAAGCTAGATTGTCTGTAGGAAGTAGAGGGGtacagtttattttcctgtTGTGTTCATATGAAGGCATACATACATTAGGTCAAATTTATTACCATTTGTGTTAACTGTTGTCAATTACATTTTAGGAATGTTCCAGCGCCTTGACAAGCTTCGCAAAAATGGCTTTGCCAGCGTCATCCTGTTTGGCACAAATAACAACAGTTCCATCTCTGGTATCTGGGTCTTCAGAGGTCAAGATTTGGCATTCACTGTGAGTGTGATTTTATTAGTCTCTTCTTACCATTATGACTGGTTTGACTTCTATCGAGGTGTCAATCATATTCGGCATGCTTTTGGGGTCAAAACAGCATGACTTCTTAGTTTTGGATGTAAATTGCACATATCCACCATAGTAACATTTGTCTGTTGCTTGGATGTCTGGACTGTACTTAGTAGGCACTTGGAATGATCTGGAGATCTAAGTTTCATCAACTGAATCCTATTCACATCGAAACATCTTACAATAGACAGGTCAAGAACACAACTAGggatcgaccaattatcggcctggccgattattagggccgatatttagcatttttataataattggtatcggtcattttttccgccgatattgaaatggataaagaatgaaatgcgctactttgtctgtaaagcgtctctcactccctgcatttgctactctgtggtcaagagcattgtcccgcccactacaccgtctgatttgttagcacgaatgcagccaatcaggatcaaAGACTCaacacagacaaagtttaggattctcactgaggcagactgggcttcagctgtagcctacggaggtaaggaaggtagcctacattgctgaagttgcaattaatcacaatcatctacactgaagttacaaaaacaccactttgtaagctattgtctcttttgatccggatcaataagtaaagcacccacttccttcatttagcgaattcccgattgatgcacattactgatgctgtttactagttagcctacaaactcgggtgctgcgtgtcgggagttctctgcctccgcctcgttcgttaattgtgaataacgggacaccatGGCAgacatagtacagacaagtcctaaattatgcgatgGCGAACGTCAAAgtctaattgctcctttttgaaacggactgtcagaaaagacaacatgcacccagggccagccgtaatttaatccgacctgaactaaatcgcgtcctgagctttaggctctcaaaagtgtagcttgtagcctacacatggacacaaattgcatactTAAATAGCTTAAGAACTattgttttgttaaactattcaaccataACAaccgtgcactcacacacgatggcaaagcatcctctttgtgacgggtcccttaacaagcacatatccattgtgtaggcctagtctatgaaaataattgctatcacttagctcttggattaacatgatacacaggatttacacttgcaagtgatgcaagttgatagacaattgtgtatcaaaagaagaaaagtttgcataattaaatgcttttgaattaattttttgcagcatatcgccGTTACTACCTACCCCCccttttgacaactgacatatcgattttacatatcggttatcggcctcctgttttggtaataattgatatcggtatcggccctgaaaaaaccatATCGGGCGATCCCTAAACACAACACTGTTTAAGCATAAAAAATGCTTTTTGATGTACTTGCTTTCTAAATCTAGGTTACCATTAGTATTAATAGTAGTCAATCAATGTCAATTGAGATTTGCAGATAAAACCCCTAGGTCTTCATTTAAGTACTCTAGCTAGTTGATTGGCTTCAAGTAGCAGCAAACCAGTCATatcaaataaatacacaaactaTTCACATTTTTGTTTAATTGTAATTTTTTTTCTATATTGGTTCACTCTGAAATGTCACATGGAAATGTTTCCATAACTCCCATACTCAGTTACCAGTAGACTACCCCCAACACCTAATTGGCATGTGACTATGCAAGATCGAGTTTCCAGGGACAGTCAAGATGCCAGTATAAAGCATCCTATGAGGGAGATCTGTCTTGCCCAAGCACTTGATGCTCTCTGAAATGATGAACTGGGGACATTTTTTCCATGCAAGAGATGAGCTGCTTCCACTCACCAGTTTCTGCTAGGAACAGTTTCTGTTTATGTGCAGCCCACATAATTATGCATCTGTACATCACATTGGTTACTGCACCT belongs to Alosa sapidissima isolate fAloSap1 chromosome 20, fAloSap1.pri, whole genome shotgun sequence and includes:
- the eef1g gene encoding elongation factor 1-gamma, producing the protein MAAGTLYTYPENWRAFKAQIAAQYSGAKLKVASTPPAFSFGQTNRTPAFLNNFPTGKVPAYQGDDGFCLTESNAIAYYLSSESLRGTSPQASAQVLQWVSFADNDIVPSASAWVFPTLGIMQFNKQATEQAKEEVKRLLAYLNQHLNTRTFLVGERVSLADITVACSLLWLYKQVLEPAFRQPYPNVNRWFVTCVNQPQFKAVLGEVKLCEKMAQFDAKKFAEMQPKKDTPPKKEKGGKEGDKQQEKKEKKKEEKKKEEKKPAPAVEEMDECEAALAAEPKTKDPFAHLPKSSFVMDEFKRKYSNEDTLTVALPHFWEHFDREGYSIWYGEYRFPEELSQTFMSCNLITGMFQRLDKLRKNGFASVILFGTNNNSSISGIWVFRGQDLAFTLSDDWQIDYESYSWRKLDVDSEECKTMVKEYFAWEGEFKHVGKPFNQGKVFK
- the polr2g gene encoding DNA-directed RNA polymerase II subunit RPB7, encoding MFYHISLEHEILLHPRYFGPNLLNTVKQKLFTEVEGTCTGKYGFVIAVTTIDNIGAGVIQPGRGFVLYPVKYKAIVFRPFKGEVVDAVVTQVNKVGLFTEIGPMSCFISRHSIPSEMEFDPSSNPPSYKSAEEDVVIQQDDEIRLKIVGTRVDKNDIFAIGSLMDDYLGLS